From a region of the Lactuca sativa cultivar Salinas chromosome 4, Lsat_Salinas_v11, whole genome shotgun sequence genome:
- the LOC111894423 gene encoding uncharacterized protein LOC111894423 yields MEKISKRKNDKEEKPDSKKRKAVVLSTEKKLVDENEDSDFETREKKRKKKKQIKKHFDTLRNRCSPGALLSVIQGFNEVQKDCVEDIGFGDLLKMKMTEVPGALSCFVLEKFDSTTKKIILQRGKIDVTRESVHQILGFPLGRKKFSELPLRTIEDNTYEEWTQQFENKSMIRLQEIKMKIVSSNKADMNFKMNFLALLINSLIESSSSGKANTSPLKYIMEDTKISNIDWCSYLIDCLVKTKQSYDPSSSTSNFVGPSAYLVLVYVDSVHSEVIQVERTRPVICHWTSEKMKLRESYEKEELGDFGTGEFNEEFVERDLNEEDYEEMVLVKYRKLRMLTEKGIDKFPENITLNHLKVHLDTIFDDENEYDNKEKENDNVEGSNEDDEEYNDGIEGG; encoded by the exons AtggaaaaaatatcaaaaaggaAAAACGACAAAG AGGAAAAACCAGACTCAAAAAAGAGAAAAGCAGTAGTTTTAAGTACAGAAAAAAAACTTGTCGATGAAAATGAAGATTCCGATTTTGAAACAagggagaaaaagagaaaaaagaaaaagCAAATAAAGAAGCATTTTGATACATTGAGAAACAG GTGCTCCCCTGGAGCTTTGCTATCGGTAATTCAAGGTTTCAATGAAGTTCAAAAAGATTGTGTAGAAGATATCGGTTTTGGAGATCTTTTGAAAATGAAGATGACAGAGGTGCCAGGGGCACTAAGTTGCTTTGTTCTTGAGAAGTTTGATTCGACAACAAAGAAAATTATTCTTCAAAGAGGCAAGATTGATGTGACTAGAGAATCAGTCCATCAAATCCTTGGATTTCCATTAGGAAGGAAAAAGTTTTCGGAACTTCCATTAAGAACAATAGAGGATAATACTTATGAGGAATGGACACAACAATTTGAAAACAAGAGCATGATTCGACTTCAGGAGATAAAAATGAAGATTGTTTCATCCAACAAAGCGGATATGAATTTCAAAATGAATTTTTTagctttgttgatcaactctTTGATTGAATCAAGCTCTTCAGGAAAAGCAAATACTTCCCCACTAAAGTACATCATGGAGGATACCAAGATAAGCAACATCGATTGGTGTTCATATTTGATAGATTGTTTGGTTAAAACCAAACAATCTTATGATCCATCCAGTTCGACAAGCAATTTTGTTGGACCATCTGCTTATTTAGTG TTGGTTTATGTAGATAGTGTCCATTCTGAGGTCATTCAAGTTGAAAGAACACGTCCAGTGATCTGTCACTGGACGTCAGAGAAGATGAAACTGAGAGAAAGTTATGAAAAAGAAGAGTTGGGTGATTTTGGTACTGGAGAGTTTAATGAAGAGTTTGTTGAAAGAGATTTGAATGAGGAG GATTATGAAGAAATGGTTCTGGTGAAGTATAGAAAGTTACGTATGTTAACCGAAAAGGGAATCGATAAATTTCCTGAAAATATCACATTGAATCATTTGAAAGTCCATTTGGATACCATTTTTGATGATGAGAATGAATATGATAATAAAGAAAAGGAAAATGATAATGTTGAAGGTAgtaatgaagatgatgaagagtATAATGATGGTATTGAAGGTGGTTAG
- the LOC111894424 gene encoding lipid phosphate phosphatase 2 isoform X1 gives MSLQIIRNMFQGQQGGRVEVNEVELFYMKSHGRKVARLHMHDWLILLLLAIIEIILNIIHPFYRFVGKDMMTDLKYPMKDNTVPLWAVPVYAVLLPILVFVFIYFKRRDVYDLHHAILGLLFSILITGVLTDAIKDATGRPRPDFFWRCFPDGVDNYDQWGNVVCHGKDSDIREGHKSFPSGHSSWSFAGLGFLALYLAGKIKVFDRRGHVAKLCIVFLPILMASLVAVSRVDDYWHHWQDVFAGGILGFTVAIFCYLQFFPAPYHSEGWGPYAYFRALEETRSNRRVEDSAVGEVGMQSDVESGKVSS, from the exons ATGAGTCTTCAGATCATTCGGAATATGTTTCAG GGGCAGCAGGGGGGTAGAGTTGAGGTAAACGAGGTTGAATTATTCTACATGAAGTCTCATGGAAGGAAGGTGGCAAGGCTTCACATGCATGACTGGCTTATATTGCTACTACTTGCCATCATTGAAATCATTCTAAACATCATTCACCCTTTCTACCGCTTTGTGGGCAAAGACATGATGACAGATCTTAAATACCCAATGAAAGATAACACCGTTCCCTTGTGGGCCGTACCC GTGTATGCGGTGTTGTTGCCTATACttgtgtttgtattcatctatTTCAAGAGAAGAGATGTATACGATCTTCACCATGCTATTTTAGGGCTCTTATTTTCTATACTTATAACCGGAGTCCTCACAGATGCTATAAAAGACGCCACTGGACGCCCTAGACCTGATTTCTTTTGGCGTTGCTTTCCTGATGGAGTTGat AATTATGATCAATGGGGGAATGTTGTGTGTCATGGGAAAGATAGTGATATAAGAGAAGGTCATAAGAGCTTTCCAAGTGGTCATTCTTCAT GGTCGTTTGCGGGTCTAGGGTTTTTGGCATTGTATTTAGCTGGGAAGATCAAAGTGTTTGATCGAAGGGGCCACGTGGCAAAACTATGCATTGTGTTTCTTCCAATTCTTATGGCGTCTCTTGTAGCTGTTTCACGTGTGGATGATTATTGGCATCATTGGCAGGATGTTTTTGCTGGAGGGATTTTAGGTTTCACAGTTGCCATTTTTTGCTATCTGCAGTTTTTTCCAGCTCCATATCACTCTGaag gaTGGGGTCCTTATGCTTATTTTAGGGCTTTGGAAGAGACACGTTCAAATAGAAGGGTAGAGGATTCTGCAGTGGGTGAAGTTGGTATGCAAAGTGATGTAGAGTCTGGAAAAGTGTCGAGTTAA
- the LOC111894424 gene encoding putative lipid phosphate phosphatase 3, chloroplastic isoform X2 yields MSLQIIRNMFQGQQGGRVEVNEVELFYMKSHGRKVARLHMHDWLILLLLAIIEIILNIIHPFYRFVGKDMMTDLKYPMKDNTVPLWAVPRRDVYDLHHAILGLLFSILITGVLTDAIKDATGRPRPDFFWRCFPDGVDNYDQWGNVVCHGKDSDIREGHKSFPSGHSSWSFAGLGFLALYLAGKIKVFDRRGHVAKLCIVFLPILMASLVAVSRVDDYWHHWQDVFAGGILGFTVAIFCYLQFFPAPYHSEGWGPYAYFRALEETRSNRRVEDSAVGEVGMQSDVESGKVSS; encoded by the exons ATGAGTCTTCAGATCATTCGGAATATGTTTCAG GGGCAGCAGGGGGGTAGAGTTGAGGTAAACGAGGTTGAATTATTCTACATGAAGTCTCATGGAAGGAAGGTGGCAAGGCTTCACATGCATGACTGGCTTATATTGCTACTACTTGCCATCATTGAAATCATTCTAAACATCATTCACCCTTTCTACCGCTTTGTGGGCAAAGACATGATGACAGATCTTAAATACCCAATGAAAGATAACACCGTTCCCTTGTGGGCCGTACCC AGAAGAGATGTATACGATCTTCACCATGCTATTTTAGGGCTCTTATTTTCTATACTTATAACCGGAGTCCTCACAGATGCTATAAAAGACGCCACTGGACGCCCTAGACCTGATTTCTTTTGGCGTTGCTTTCCTGATGGAGTTGat AATTATGATCAATGGGGGAATGTTGTGTGTCATGGGAAAGATAGTGATATAAGAGAAGGTCATAAGAGCTTTCCAAGTGGTCATTCTTCAT GGTCGTTTGCGGGTCTAGGGTTTTTGGCATTGTATTTAGCTGGGAAGATCAAAGTGTTTGATCGAAGGGGCCACGTGGCAAAACTATGCATTGTGTTTCTTCCAATTCTTATGGCGTCTCTTGTAGCTGTTTCACGTGTGGATGATTATTGGCATCATTGGCAGGATGTTTTTGCTGGAGGGATTTTAGGTTTCACAGTTGCCATTTTTTGCTATCTGCAGTTTTTTCCAGCTCCATATCACTCTGaag gaTGGGGTCCTTATGCTTATTTTAGGGCTTTGGAAGAGACACGTTCAAATAGAAGGGTAGAGGATTCTGCAGTGGGTGAAGTTGGTATGCAAAGTGATGTAGAGTCTGGAAAAGTGTCGAGTTAA